The following proteins are co-located in the Tripterygium wilfordii isolate XIE 37 chromosome 2, ASM1340144v1, whole genome shotgun sequence genome:
- the LOC119981475 gene encoding auxin-responsive protein IAA32: MDSHTSGYYLNPSTLHPYHFQTKNEDGFIDLGLSLRTLQPQVYRSSGQLLSLEGYGGVVDWPQDDSQQKEFNNGYPRSIADDCNDETEGVQSKERWAYVKVNMDGVVVGRKVCMVDHGSYSSLVHQLEEMFGTQSISGLRLFHAGSEFSLVYKDREENWKNVGDVPWKEFVERVTRLWIARKTEASSS; the protein is encoded by the exons ATGGATTCACACACATCCGGCTATTACTTAAACCCTTCAACTCTTCACCCTTATCATTTCCAGACCAAAAATGAAGATGGGTTTATTGATCTTGGACTTAGTTTAAGAACTCTGCAGCCTCAAGTTTATCGTTCATCGGGACAGT TGTTAAGCCTGGAGGGATATGGTGGAGTGGTAGACTGGCCGCAGGATGATTCACAGCAAAAAGAGTTCAATAATGGATATCCAAGAAGCATAGCGGACGATTGCAACGACGAGACAGAAGGAGTTCAGAGCAAGGAGAGGTGGGCTTATGTGAAAGTCAACATGGATGGGGTTGTAGTTGGGAGGAAAGTCTGCATGGTTGATCATGGAAGTTACTCAAGCCTTGTGCATCAACTAGAAGAGATGTTTG GAACACAATCTATATCAGGGTTAAGGTTGTTCCATGCCGGTTCCGAGTTTTCATTGGTTTATAAGGACAGAGAGGAGAATTGGAAGAATGTTGGTGATGTTCCATGGAA GGAGTTTGTAGAGCGTGTGACTCGACTATGGATTGCTCGAAAAACTGAAGCTAGCTCATCTTAG